The Flavobacterium jumunjinense genome includes a region encoding these proteins:
- a CDS encoding DUF6952 family protein: protein MKIPVIKQLTQFIEDNDQDYLIETIEVLENLTEVSSLKDEELDVLGELISNMYGALEVHKMIKDGADKKTALNDFMKRVLGSIDK from the coding sequence ATGAAAATACCTGTAATTAAACAGCTGACACAATTTATAGAAGATAACGATCAAGATTATCTAATTGAAACTATTGAGGTTTTAGAAAACTTAACCGAGGTCTCTTCTTTAAAAGACGAGGAGCTTGATGTACTAGGTGAACTTATTTCTAATATGTATGGAGCTCTTGAAGTTCATAAAATGATAAAAGATGGAGCTGATAAAAAAACAGCTTTAAATGATTTCATGAAACGTGTCTTAGGTTCTATAGATAAATAA
- a CDS encoding peroxiredoxin, which yields MALVGKKFPNITVDAISEMGDNLRINVLEEAVNNKKKVLLFWYPKDFTFVCPTELHAFQAALGDFEKRNTMVIGASCDTNEVHFAWLNTAKDNGGIEGVTYPLLADTTRNLSASLDILDAEWVYDDNMEEEILEGSNVTFRATYLIDEEGKIFHESVNDMPLGRNVNEYLRLIDAYTHVQTKGEVCPANWEEGKDAMSADRNSTAAYLSSH from the coding sequence ATGGCATTAGTAGGAAAAAAATTCCCAAACATCACTGTAGATGCAATCTCTGAAATGGGTGACAATTTAAGAATCAACGTTTTAGAAGAAGCTGTAAACAACAAGAAAAAAGTACTTTTATTTTGGTATCCAAAAGATTTTACTTTTGTTTGCCCAACTGAACTACATGCTTTCCAAGCTGCTTTAGGTGATTTCGAAAAAAGAAACACTATGGTTATTGGTGCTTCTTGCGACACAAATGAAGTTCATTTTGCTTGGTTAAATACTGCAAAAGACAACGGTGGAATTGAAGGAGTAACTTACCCTTTATTAGCTGACACAACTAGAAACTTATCTGCTTCTTTAGATATTCTTGATGCAGAATGGGTTTATGATGACAACATGGAAGAAGAAATCTTAGAAGGTTCTAATGTAACTTTCAGAGCTACTTATTTAATTGACGAAGAAGGAAAAATCTTCCACGAAAGTGTAAACGATATGCCATTAGGTAGAAATGTGAATGAATATTTACGTTTAATAGACGCTTATACCCACGTTCAAACTAAAGGTGAAGTTTGTCCTGCAAACTGGGAAGAAGGAAAAGATGCAATGAGTGCTGACAGAAACAGTACAGCTGCTTATTTATCTTCTCACTAA
- a CDS encoding thioredoxin family protein codes for MFTEIEQDNLAEVIASNETVVVQFSATWCGNCRIMKPKFKKMASENESIPFLMVDAEKFPESRKLATVDNLPTFATFKNGKLVNQTQTNKVEVLTELVKEVI; via the coding sequence ATGTTTACAGAAATAGAACAAGATAACCTAGCTGAAGTTATTGCTTCAAATGAGACTGTAGTTGTACAATTCTCTGCAACATGGTGTGGAAACTGCAGAATTATGAAACCGAAATTTAAAAAAATGGCTTCTGAAAATGAATCGATTCCATTTTTAATGGTTGATGCAGAAAAATTCCCTGAGTCAAGAAAATTGGCAACAGTTGATAATTTACCCACTTTTGCAACTTTCAAAAATGGAAAATTAGTAAATCAAACGCAAACTAATAAAGTTGAAGTCTTAACAGAATTAGTAAAAGAAGTAATCTAA
- a CDS encoding DinB family protein → MKSKTQLLLELWIESRTRFTNQLENFKQEDLMKKLEPSVNSVGFLIRHIGDVELLFAKNVFGAKEVKVIAKTVIDKKDTGEWTNLQELKAYVIYSFDSLKLIVEKQSEEDWETTISTNEFGAKTKAEAFGRIVSHTAYHAGQMAIINKYGK, encoded by the coding sequence ATGAAATCAAAAACACAGCTTTTATTAGAACTTTGGATAGAATCTAGAACAAGATTCACAAATCAATTAGAAAATTTTAAACAAGAAGATTTGATGAAAAAATTAGAACCATCTGTTAATAGTGTTGGTTTTTTAATTCGTCATATTGGTGATGTAGAATTGTTATTTGCAAAAAATGTTTTCGGAGCAAAAGAAGTTAAAGTTATTGCAAAAACAGTAATTGATAAAAAAGATACTGGTGAGTGGACAAATTTACAAGAGTTAAAAGCTTATGTTATCTATTCTTTTGATTCTTTAAAGTTAATTGTAGAAAAACAAAGTGAAGAAGATTGGGAAACAACTATTAGTACAAATGAATTTGGTGCAAAAACCAAAGCAGAAGCTTTTGGGCGAATAGTTTCTCACACGGCTTATCACGCTGGTCAAATGGCAATAATTAACAAATATGGAAAATAA
- a CDS encoding arsenate-mycothiol transferase ArsC, with amino-acid sequence MYSIVKNIIEEKLILVSSERKEVLQPLIEFVQSKVDNKQAVNLNFICTHNSRRSHLSQIWAQTMASHYSVNNVNCYSGGTEATALFSKVAVTLQNQGFQIQKLSDDSNPVYAIKYSENEPPIICFSKTFDDEFNPRLNFAAIMTCSSADEGCPFIAGAEKRLPIRYEDPKIFDGTDLMDVKYLERSIEIASEMNYVFSQIKNNN; translated from the coding sequence ATGTATTCAATAGTTAAAAATATCATAGAAGAAAAACTTATCCTAGTTTCAAGTGAAAGAAAGGAAGTTTTACAACCGTTAATTGAATTTGTACAGTCAAAAGTAGATAATAAGCAAGCTGTAAATTTAAACTTTATATGTACTCATAATTCGAGAAGAAGTCATTTATCGCAAATTTGGGCACAAACAATGGCTTCTCATTATAGTGTTAATAACGTGAATTGCTATTCTGGCGGAACGGAAGCTACAGCATTGTTTTCAAAAGTAGCAGTAACATTACAAAATCAAGGGTTTCAAATTCAAAAATTGAGCGATGATAGTAATCCTGTGTATGCCATAAAATATTCGGAAAATGAACCTCCAATTATTTGTTTTTCAAAGACATTTGATGATGAATTTAATCCTAGGTTGAATTTTGCAGCAATAATGACATGTTCGTCTGCGGATGAAGGTTGTCCGTTTATTGCTGGAGCAGAAAAACGTTTGCCAATTCGCTACGAGGATCCAAAAATATTTGATGGTACAGATTTAATGGATGTGAAATATTTAGAGAGAAGTATAGAAATAGCTTCAGAAATGAACTATGTTTTTTCTCAAATAAAAAATAATAATTAG
- a CDS encoding class I SAM-dependent methyltransferase, producing the protein MSDKREHWETIFETKSEKEVSWFQEKPETSLQLIKACKLSLDAKIIDIGGGDSFLIDNLIDLGYTNLYLLDISENAINKVKARLGDKAKLVNFLVTDVLDYQIENEFDIWHDRASFHFLLEDSEVEKYKNNVVRALKDKSNLIIGAFSDEGPLKCSGLPITQYTVEKMEAVFENDFQLENCFTEEHETPFESVQDFIFCHYKKS; encoded by the coding sequence ATGAGTGATAAAAGAGAACATTGGGAAACGATTTTTGAAACTAAATCGGAAAAAGAAGTGAGTTGGTTTCAGGAAAAACCAGAAACATCATTGCAGTTAATAAAAGCCTGTAAATTGTCTTTAGATGCTAAAATAATAGACATTGGTGGTGGCGATAGTTTTTTGATAGACAATTTAATTGACTTAGGATATACAAATCTTTATTTGTTAGATATTTCTGAAAATGCGATTAATAAAGTTAAAGCAAGGCTAGGGGATAAGGCTAAGCTTGTTAACTTTTTAGTTACGGATGTATTGGATTATCAGATTGAAAATGAATTTGATATTTGGCATGATAGAGCTTCTTTTCATTTTTTATTGGAAGATTCTGAAGTTGAAAAATATAAAAACAATGTTGTTAGAGCGTTAAAAGATAAATCAAATCTAATTATTGGCGCTTTTTCAGATGAAGGACCTTTGAAATGTAGTGGCTTGCCAATTACACAATATACAGTTGAAAAAATGGAAGCAGTTTTCGAGAATGACTTTCAATTAGAGAACTGTTTTACTGAAGAACACGAAACACCATTTGAAAGTGTGCAAGATTTTATTTTTTGTCATTATAAAAAGTCATAA